A genomic segment from Methanomicrobium sp. W14 encodes:
- a CDS encoding PAS domain S-box protein gives MSENHPDETERSGKEEDNPDFNKRHNYTITRSALSKKNEHITAQGISALQNVHEEVYWIDKEKKIIFANKKACDNLGYLPEEIKRKKIDDIRPGERTKFSFPVLWKKLHKSGGVISYSTGHRRSDNTVYAAESCAGMMELNKKNIICIFSHKTGSEYNSECQSLQTSCSPSKNNFCILDVPNEKKCTRCTMHEILNTGESFVREKYSTDGRCLKIAGYPVYDNSGNIKGAVESVLDVTSVKETERALRESEKQYKDLFTTMTNAFALHEIITGKDGNPVDYRYLNVNPAFEKMTGLCAEKIQGKTFLEIFPRGRKEIIERYGRVAKTGKSENFSDYNPALRQYHKIHVYSPGKDQFAAIYTDITDLVELKHEQKIAIDQLNRNFEELAILNDEIRNPLQTILGYIDLGNFIYYNEVMEQIKAIDRLVNRLDKRWLESEKIRDFLRKHYNFNCEKSDMK, from the coding sequence ATGTCAGAAAACCATCCCGACGAAACAGAAAGGTCAGGAAAAGAGGAAGACAATCCTGATTTCAATAAAAGACACAACTATACAATAACCAGGAGTGCACTGTCCAAAAAAAATGAACATATAACAGCTCAGGGCATATCAGCACTTCAAAATGTTCACGAAGAAGTATACTGGATAGACAAAGAGAAAAAAATAATATTTGCAAACAAAAAAGCATGCGACAACCTTGGATATCTGCCTGAAGAGATAAAACGGAAAAAAATTGATGATATAAGACCAGGAGAGAGAACAAAATTTTCATTTCCGGTATTATGGAAAAAACTGCATAAAAGCGGCGGTGTAATCAGCTATAGCACAGGACACAGGAGATCAGACAATACAGTATACGCTGCAGAATCATGCGCAGGAATGATGGAATTAAACAAAAAAAACATAATCTGCATATTTTCACACAAAACAGGAAGCGAATACAATTCAGAATGCCAGTCACTGCAAACATCATGCAGTCCTTCAAAAAACAATTTCTGCATACTTGACGTCCCGAACGAAAAAAAATGCACCCGGTGTACAATGCATGAAATTCTGAACACAGGGGAAAGTTTTGTCAGGGAGAAGTACAGCACTGACGGCAGATGCTTAAAAATTGCCGGATACCCGGTTTATGACAATTCAGGAAATATTAAAGGAGCTGTTGAATCAGTCCTTGACGTAACATCTGTAAAGGAGACTGAAAGGGCACTGCGGGAGAGTGAAAAACAGTACAAAGACCTTTTCACGACAATGACAAACGCTTTCGCACTTCACGAAATAATTACCGGTAAAGACGGAAATCCCGTTGATTACAGGTATTTAAACGTTAATCCCGCATTTGAAAAGATGACCGGGTTATGTGCGGAAAAAATACAGGGAAAAACGTTTCTTGAAATATTCCCACGCGGAAGAAAGGAGATAATAGAAAGATACGGGCGTGTAGCAAAGACAGGCAAATCCGAAAATTTTTCGGACTACAACCCTGCTTTAAGGCAGTACCACAAGATTCACGTCTACAGCCCGGGAAAAGACCAGTTCGCAGCAATATATACGGATATAACCGACCTTGTAGAACTGAAGCATGAGCAGAAGATAGCTATCGACCAGCTGAACAGAAATTTTGAGGAGCTTGCGATTCTAAACGACGAAATAAGAAATCCTCTCCAGACGATACTCGGTTACATCGACCTTGGAAATTTCATATACTATAATGAGGTAATGGAGCAGATAAAAGCCATCGACAGGCTTGTAAACAGGCTTGACAAAAGATGGCTTGAATCGGAGAAAATAAGGGACTTCTTAAGGAAGCACTATAATTTCAACTGCGAAAAAAGCGACATGAAGTAA
- a CDS encoding dipeptidase, with translation MNSFGIMENIKGFFRSRFKAGLLILLLSLICTPNPASACTIYVVTPGASSDRKTYAGHTNDGVGKDWRNRDGIFLTYVPAADHKKNSKRPVYFDPNSGSDAAGDKGGGSDRKILGYIDQISHTYAYYTASYGIINEKNLVSAECTDYAKHEPGAEEKKRIFYSSELSNIALERCSKSKEAVKLVGKLIDDYGYYGTGETLIFADENEAWVIEMCGNPAGDTGGLWVAIKIPDGEIFVAANEFRIREVEKDNPDIIYSENLFSNAEKAGLWKPSDGELDWLSTVSYGEYSHPYYSLMRIWRLESTLAPSLNLSPYVKDTYTRDYPFSFKPDEKVTFTQALNMFRDHYEGTEFDLTKGEAAGPFGNPYRYLGPMDAHTSFMNENSMEIRAGVNVRPISAIFCSYSYMTEIRPDLPDELKGVMWFGPAVAYETVYAPVYANSHKISGSYSRGDRLEYDPDAAYWTFDFLTNWAMLKYDAMIKDISEEQKKIEANSLSKLEKTDKKAGKLFKKGDRKNAEKLMTKFSVTRGDKIISKWKALTKKMIVKYSNGLVTDPKTEKVEENGYPGWWCDNTGYQYGPRTYFFKELKDTPGLAYTGKTVSVPKDSTFGEILKQIKND, from the coding sequence ATGAATTCTTTTGGGATTATGGAAAACATTAAGGGCTTTTTTAGGAGCAGATTCAAAGCCGGCCTTCTGATTTTGCTGCTGTCGCTAATATGTACACCGAATCCGGCTTCAGCGTGCACAATCTATGTTGTAACGCCCGGCGCGTCCTCGGACAGAAAAACCTACGCCGGTCATACAAACGACGGCGTCGGAAAAGACTGGAGAAATCGTGACGGAATATTCCTCACATACGTCCCGGCGGCTGACCACAAAAAAAACTCCAAAAGGCCGGTCTACTTCGACCCGAACAGCGGGTCTGATGCAGCGGGAGACAAGGGCGGCGGAAGCGACAGGAAAATTTTAGGCTACATAGACCAGATTTCCCACACCTACGCGTATTACACGGCCTCTTACGGAATAATCAACGAAAAAAACCTGGTAAGCGCAGAATGCACCGATTATGCAAAACATGAACCAGGAGCAGAAGAGAAAAAACGCATCTTCTACTCGTCTGAACTGTCCAACATAGCTCTTGAGAGGTGCTCAAAGTCGAAAGAGGCCGTTAAGCTTGTGGGAAAGCTTATCGACGACTACGGGTACTACGGAACCGGCGAGACCCTGATATTTGCCGACGAAAACGAAGCCTGGGTCATAGAGATGTGCGGAAACCCCGCCGGGGACACAGGAGGCCTCTGGGTCGCCATAAAGATTCCGGACGGAGAAATATTCGTCGCTGCAAACGAGTTCAGGATAAGGGAAGTGGAAAAGGACAACCCGGATATCATCTATTCTGAAAACCTTTTTTCGAACGCTGAAAAGGCCGGGCTGTGGAAACCTTCTGACGGGGAGCTGGACTGGCTTTCTACAGTAAGTTACGGGGAGTATTCGCACCCTTATTACTCTCTTATGAGAATCTGGAGACTTGAGAGTACCCTGGCACCGTCTCTTAACCTGAGCCCGTACGTGAAAGACACATACACGCGTGATTACCCGTTCTCTTTTAAGCCGGACGAAAAAGTGACATTTACGCAGGCCCTCAACATGTTCAGGGACCATTATGAAGGAACCGAATTCGACCTTACGAAAGGTGAGGCGGCAGGACCGTTCGGAAACCCTTACCGCTACCTTGGCCCTATGGATGCGCACACCAGTTTCATGAACGAAAATTCAATGGAAATACGTGCAGGTGTAAACGTAAGACCGATATCCGCGATATTCTGCTCATACAGCTACATGACAGAGATAAGACCTGACCTTCCGGACGAACTCAAAGGAGTTATGTGGTTTGGTCCTGCCGTAGCATACGAGACAGTTTATGCCCCCGTATACGCAAATTCACATAAGATATCCGGTTCATACTCTCGCGGAGACCGCCTGGAGTATGACCCTGATGCAGCATACTGGACTTTTGACTTTCTTACAAACTGGGCAATGCTGAAGTACGACGCCATGATAAAGGATATTTCTGAGGAACAGAAAAAAATTGAAGCGAATTCCCTCTCAAAACTTGAAAAAACTGACAAAAAAGCAGGAAAACTCTTTAAAAAAGGCGACAGAAAAAACGCTGAGAAACTTATGACGAAATTTTCCGTAACACGTGGCGACAAAATCATATCCAAATGGAAAGCCCTTACGAAAAAGATGATTGTCAAATATTCCAACGGGCTTGTAACAGACCCAAAGACCGAAAAAGTTGAGGAAAACGGATATCCTGGCTGGTGGTGCGACAATACCGGTTACCAGTATGGTCCGAGGACATACTTCTTCAAAGAGCTTAAAGACACACCCGGACTTGCTTATACCGGCAAAACAGTATCAGTTCCAAAAGACTCAACATTCGGGGAGATCCTTAAGCAAATCAAAAACGATTGA
- a CDS encoding radical SAM protein produces the protein MKCEICENLCEIPKDKSGKCRMYTNSGGNIVEKFPDAYLTLLPVTIETVPFVHFAPKSKVLQVSTSGCNFSCRGCISEMLASHPKAVSGALKRVPPEKVVSMALKEECKGIVFCLNDPIVSYYTFTGLAKEAKKSGLFVGCSTNGYFTEKALEKLIPLLDFVNVGIKGSSDERYKECGVKSSGPVFRNIRLLKEAGVHVEVSSMYINGSEDEVISAAEKVSEISKEIPVQVMRFVPFGDAQPGLEPTIKKAEDITERIRGIVNYAYLFNSPGTEYLNTVCPKCGRTIIKREFYGPMGCRVSDAAKNAICKCGFRAPLKGGISESQYTEYGMLGGYRTTRAIEMAHAVLVALGVNDDEKLGQILGEIIKEDFIRGLHDRVQGIDSWIGLIEELSRRSGKVKKGEELIDHIKTRVDYIESESKKSGSRPSVYYSMGYPLFALNAERFETNLVETAGGRCVNKTIKRKGKPGVNISADELNSMNPEKIFISGFLSSPASDFIDYCKKHNIAVEAVKSGSVYNVPAGWDFGSPRWVLGLMYIANKIHPEIFSFDLKYEQQEFYKKFYGIETGEIVRNRDFSSPSVGRTG, from the coding sequence ATGAAATGTGAAATCTGTGAAAACCTTTGTGAAATTCCAAAAGATAAAAGCGGAAAATGCAGGATGTACACAAATTCAGGCGGAAATATTGTAGAAAAATTTCCGGACGCGTACTTAACGCTCCTCCCGGTAACGATTGAAACCGTGCCCTTTGTCCACTTCGCACCGAAATCGAAGGTACTTCAGGTGAGCACATCAGGGTGCAACTTTTCGTGCCGGGGCTGCATCTCCGAGATGCTTGCCTCACACCCGAAGGCGGTATCAGGCGCCCTTAAGCGGGTGCCCCCGGAAAAAGTCGTTTCAATGGCGCTCAAAGAGGAGTGCAAAGGTATCGTATTCTGCTTAAACGACCCCATAGTCTCCTATTATACATTTACGGGACTTGCAAAAGAGGCAAAAAAGTCAGGACTTTTTGTCGGGTGCTCGACAAACGGGTATTTCACCGAAAAAGCACTTGAAAAACTAATCCCCCTGCTTGATTTCGTAAACGTAGGTATAAAGGGGTCATCCGATGAGAGATACAAAGAATGCGGTGTGAAGTCTTCCGGACCTGTATTCAGAAACATCAGGCTTTTGAAAGAAGCGGGTGTCCACGTCGAGGTATCATCGATGTACATAAACGGCTCGGAAGACGAGGTTATCAGTGCCGCAGAAAAGGTATCTGAAATATCAAAGGAGATTCCGGTTCAGGTCATGAGATTCGTTCCGTTCGGCGATGCACAGCCCGGACTTGAACCGACAATAAAGAAGGCAGAAGATATAACCGAACGGATAAGAGGAATTGTCAACTACGCATACCTTTTCAACTCGCCGGGAACTGAATATTTAAACACTGTCTGCCCTAAATGCGGCAGGACAATCATCAAAAGGGAATTTTACGGGCCCATGGGATGCCGGGTCTCGGATGCAGCAAAAAACGCGATATGTAAATGCGGGTTTAGGGCACCGCTAAAAGGTGGAATCTCAGAATCCCAGTATACCGAATACGGGATGCTCGGAGGCTACAGGACTACAAGAGCTATTGAGATGGCACATGCCGTCCTTGTTGCACTCGGCGTTAATGACGATGAAAAACTCGGTCAGATTCTCGGAGAAATAATCAAAGAAGACTTTATCCGGGGTCTTCACGACCGTGTACAGGGCATAGACTCATGGATTGGCCTCATAGAAGAACTTTCCAGGCGTTCAGGGAAGGTGAAGAAAGGTGAAGAACTCATAGACCACATAAAAACCCGCGTCGACTATATAGAATCAGAGAGCAAAAAGTCCGGTTCAAGGCCCTCCGTATATTACTCGATGGGATACCCGTTATTCGCCCTAAACGCGGAAAGGTTTGAGACAAACCTTGTGGAAACGGCAGGGGGCAGGTGCGTAAACAAGACGATAAAAAGAAAGGGCAAGCCCGGAGTCAACATATCGGCTGACGAACTAAACAGTATGAACCCTGAAAAGATATTCATATCAGGATTTCTGAGTTCTCCTGCATCCGACTTTATCGACTACTGCAAAAAGCACAACATCGCAGTCGAAGCGGTAAAATCAGGAAGTGTCTACAACGTCCCGGCAGGGTGGGACTTCGGGAGCCCGAGATGGGTTCTGGGGCTTATGTACATAGCAAACAAAATTCATCCTGAAATTTTCTCGTTTGACCTTAAATACGAGCAGCAGGAATTCTACAAAAAGTTTTACGGAATAGAAACAGGAGAAATCGTCCGGAACAGGGACTTCTCATCTCCGTCCGTCGGCCGGACCGGTTAA
- a CDS encoding ABC transporter ATP-binding protein, whose amino-acid sequence MLSVDVNMKLRDFRLDVSFSVSDGETLVLIGENGAGKSTILNIISGLLTPESGKIALGDDIYYSSEKKIFVPPDERSTGHLFQSYALFPHLSVFDNIAFGLRLKNVPKNEIEMLVNEQMETMMISEYSPVNVRNLSGGQRQRVALARALVLKPGILLLDEPLAAVDVRMQAEMRRELHHRIKAEHIPCIVVTHTLSDAIELGDKVAILEKGKIIQMGKPEEVFKKPASGFVAQFTGMENIFRGYAERTGPSEDTEIHVGDVVLHAITDITGDVIAGIRAEEILFSTGPVKSSARNILKGTVSEIHWNGPLSRVIVDAGIQFTGVMTHKSIEDLNLHTGQEIYVIFKAPAINVFPS is encoded by the coding sequence ATGCTTTCTGTCGATGTAAATATGAAACTGCGTGATTTCCGTCTGGACGTCAGCTTCAGCGTGTCCGACGGTGAAACACTGGTATTAATAGGTGAGAACGGAGCAGGCAAATCCACAATTTTAAATATTATATCGGGTCTTCTCACGCCGGAATCAGGAAAAATTGCACTCGGAGACGACATTTACTATTCATCAGAGAAGAAAATTTTCGTTCCCCCGGACGAAAGGAGCACAGGCCACCTGTTCCAGTCATATGCACTGTTTCCCCACCTGTCGGTGTTTGACAACATCGCATTCGGCCTCAGGCTCAAAAACGTCCCGAAAAACGAGATTGAAATGCTTGTGAACGAGCAGATGGAGACTATGATGATATCCGAGTACTCGCCGGTCAACGTAAGAAACCTCTCCGGGGGACAGAGGCAGAGAGTGGCACTTGCGAGGGCTCTTGTTTTAAAGCCCGGTATTCTCCTCCTTGACGAGCCTCTCGCAGCAGTCGACGTAAGAATGCAGGCTGAAATGAGACGCGAACTTCACCACAGGATTAAAGCGGAGCATATACCGTGCATAGTGGTTACACATACGCTTTCGGACGCAATCGAGCTCGGAGACAAGGTTGCAATCCTTGAGAAGGGAAAGATAATACAGATGGGAAAACCTGAGGAAGTCTTCAAAAAACCGGCATCAGGGTTTGTCGCACAGTTTACCGGGATGGAGAACATATTCAGAGGATACGCGGAAAGAACAGGGCCCTCCGAAGACACAGAAATTCATGTAGGAGATGTTGTCCTTCATGCCATAACAGATATAACGGGGGATGTCATCGCGGGAATCAGGGCTGAGGAGATATTGTTTTCAACAGGACCTGTCAAATCTTCGGCAAGAAACATACTTAAAGGAACCGTATCAGAAATACACTGGAACGGTCCCCTTTCAAGAGTTATCGTGGACGCCGGAATACAGTTTACTGGCGTCATGACGCATAAAAGCATTGAGGACTTAAACCTTCATACAGGCCAGGAAATATACGTAATATTCAAAGCTCCCGCAATCAACGTGTTCCCCTCCTGA
- a CDS encoding class I SAM-dependent methyltransferase yields MVTQKRDEINMQGKKKFGKKSANQMNDISKTVFAPVYPAIAKNLVEELKIKEGICIDLGSGPGSLAIAVAKITDLNVISFDNSREMQRKAEENIKNAGLSGKISILHGDVHKIPLDNDYADLIISRGSMFFWEDINKAFREIYRVLKPGGKTYIGGGFGSEEIFENVCREMDRLNPEWSDLRKKNLSEENKKRFETALENIGVTYEINTKENGFWIIISKETPGALP; encoded by the coding sequence ATGGTTACCCAAAAAAGAGATGAGATAAATATGCAGGGAAAGAAAAAATTCGGAAAAAAATCCGCAAACCAGATGAACGACATTTCAAAGACCGTGTTTGCACCGGTATACCCGGCAATCGCGAAAAACCTTGTCGAAGAGCTGAAGATAAAAGAAGGCATATGCATCGACCTCGGAAGCGGCCCGGGCTCGCTTGCAATTGCAGTCGCAAAGATAACCGACCTTAATGTAATCTCTTTTGATAATTCACGCGAGATGCAGAGAAAAGCGGAAGAGAACATCAAAAATGCAGGACTTTCCGGCAAAATCAGCATTCTGCACGGCGATGTCCACAAAATACCGCTTGACAACGATTACGCAGACCTTATCATAAGCAGGGGGTCGATGTTTTTCTGGGAAGACATAAACAAAGCCTTCAGGGAAATTTACAGGGTATTAAAGCCCGGCGGAAAGACTTACATCGGCGGGGGGTTCGGCTCAGAGGAGATATTTGAAAACGTCTGCCGCGAGATGGACAGGTTAAACCCGGAATGGAGCGATTTAAGGAAGAAAAATCTCTCGGAAGAAAACAAAAAGCGCTTTGAGACGGCACTTGAAAACATCGGTGTTACATATGAAATAAACACCAAAGAAAACGGCTTCTGGATTATTATCTCAAAAGAGACGCCAGGGGCCCTGCCATGA
- a CDS encoding ABC transporter permease, with protein sequence MDSTQFQSEKKASGIDKRKIKRQGVTFLVFALLTLFLIFILLPVASLFLKITPEGFIEALQQPAVLDALSLSLTTAGISTVIVILLGTPLSYINARTNYRGKNIVDTLTDLPIVLPPAVAGLALLMAFGRKGVLGVYLDAFGIQIAFTTLAVIFAQVFVASPFYIRQARASFEAVDIIYENAAKTLGASKFEVLTKVTIPIAWAGLVSGSILSFARALGEFGATIMFAGNYQGRTQTMPLAIYTTMQSSMDEAISLSIILVAISFAVILTVKYVTKRGV encoded by the coding sequence ATGGATTCGACCCAATTCCAGAGTGAAAAAAAAGCCTCCGGTATAGACAAAAGAAAGATTAAAAGACAGGGAGTAACATTCCTTGTCTTTGCTCTTTTAACGCTGTTTCTTATCTTTATACTTCTTCCCGTCGCGTCGCTGTTTCTGAAGATAACGCCGGAGGGATTTATTGAAGCTTTGCAGCAGCCTGCAGTACTCGATGCACTCTCTCTCTCCCTTACAACAGCAGGAATAAGCACAGTCATCGTAATTCTTCTCGGAACACCCCTCTCATACATAAACGCAAGGACAAACTACAGGGGAAAAAATATCGTCGACACGTTAACCGACCTTCCGATAGTGCTTCCGCCGGCAGTCGCGGGTCTTGCCCTTCTCATGGCATTCGGAAGAAAAGGCGTCCTCGGTGTATACCTTGATGCATTCGGCATCCAGATAGCTTTCACAACTCTTGCAGTAATCTTTGCACAGGTTTTTGTCGCATCGCCTTTCTACATAAGGCAGGCAAGGGCAAGCTTCGAAGCAGTGGACATAATCTATGAAAACGCTGCAAAAACCCTCGGTGCATCAAAATTTGAAGTCCTTACAAAGGTTACAATTCCAATTGCGTGGGCTGGACTTGTATCCGGGTCTATTCTCTCTTTTGCAAGGGCTCTGGGAGAGTTCGGTGCAACCATAATGTTTGCTGGAAATTATCAGGGAAGAACGCAGACGATGCCTCTTGCAATATATACGACGATGCAGAGTAGTATGGATGAAGCTATAAGTCTCTCGATAATTCTGGTTGCAATATCCTTTGCAGTCATCCTTACAGTAAAATACGTTACAAAAAGAGGTGTCTGA
- the modA gene encoding molybdate ABC transporter substrate-binding protein, which translates to MKLNSKISIIIPVLLIVAAIAFAGCTGTGTGTAAPTQTTAPTASPVQTTSAEQITLTVFTAASLTGAFTDVGEKYMAENENVNVENVFDGSQALRTQIEQGAQPDIFVSANQKHMNALVDEGYMDNDTVQLFLENSLAVIVPADNPAKIQNLSDLANSGVKIVMGTKDVPFGSYTRQILGKMANSSEYGQDYVDAVYGNVISEETSVSTVVPKLLLGEADAAFVYKSDVSKDYGDKIIQIEIPEEYNVLAKYPLGILADSKQKDEAEDFIEFVRGDEGSAILKSYGFDPIPE; encoded by the coding sequence ATGAAATTAAACAGCAAAATTTCAATTATAATCCCTGTTCTCCTGATAGTCGCTGCAATTGCATTTGCGGGATGTACAGGGACGGGGACGGGAACAGCCGCACCTACGCAGACCACAGCTCCAACAGCTTCGCCTGTGCAGACGACATCGGCAGAGCAGATAACTCTCACCGTGTTTACGGCAGCATCGCTTACAGGTGCTTTCACCGATGTCGGCGAGAAATATATGGCGGAAAACGAGAATGTAAACGTTGAAAATGTATTTGACGGGTCCCAGGCCTTAAGGACGCAGATTGAGCAGGGCGCACAGCCTGATATATTTGTTTCCGCAAACCAGAAGCACATGAACGCTCTCGTAGACGAGGGCTACATGGATAACGACACTGTCCAGCTTTTCCTTGAAAACTCTCTTGCAGTAATTGTGCCTGCAGACAACCCTGCAAAAATACAGAACCTTTCAGACCTTGCAAACTCCGGCGTCAAGATTGTAATGGGTACAAAGGACGTGCCTTTCGGGTCATACACGAGACAGATCCTTGGGAAGATGGCAAACAGCTCCGAATACGGCCAGGACTACGTTGATGCGGTCTACGGCAATGTAATCTCAGAAGAGACGTCGGTTTCAACGGTCGTTCCGAAGCTTCTTTTAGGCGAAGCTGACGCTGCATTCGTCTACAAATCCGATGTAAGCAAGGACTACGGCGACAAGATAATTCAGATAGAGATACCTGAAGAATACAACGTACTCGCAAAATACCCGCTTGGTATTCTTGCAGACTCTAAACAGAAGGACGAAGCCGAAGACTTTATTGAATTCGTCAGAGGCGATGAAGGCAGTGCTATTCTGAAGAGTTATGGATTCGACCCAATTCCAGAGTGA
- a CDS encoding response regulator, which produces MVEDDNLIAALIRDLLSKKHYAVAGRVSTGEEAIEMAIKHLPDLILMDIQLEGRIDGILATKYITSMFKIPVLFVSGEENDEIFKKAAESSPSGFIIKPFTANDIYSNIEIAVKNSQLKRSSKESYELPAVLAYKSLTEMDAYFLLDEAGRIIFINPYAEHMINRKICDVATDSINKYLLFYDLDTKQPIRDTFKNAVRESNFFGKKSKIAVKLASGNFRTVFASSLVVKDSFQNPIGTLFKVHMKSKGEL; this is translated from the coding sequence ATCGTCGAGGACGATAACCTTATTGCAGCCCTGATCAGAGATTTGCTTTCCAAAAAGCATTATGCAGTCGCAGGAAGAGTCTCCACAGGAGAAGAAGCCATAGAAATGGCGATAAAACATCTCCCGGACCTTATCCTGATGGATATACAGCTTGAGGGAAGAATAGACGGAATACTTGCGACAAAATACATAACGTCAATGTTCAAAATTCCGGTGCTTTTTGTATCAGGGGAAGAAAATGACGAGATTTTTAAAAAAGCTGCGGAATCTTCCCCTTCCGGTTTTATCATAAAGCCGTTCACCGCCAACGACATATATTCAAACATCGAGATAGCAGTAAAAAACTCACAGCTGAAAAGATCGTCCAAAGAAAGCTACGAACTTCCCGCAGTTCTTGCATACAAGTCCCTTACCGAGATGGACGCATATTTCCTCCTGGACGAGGCAGGAAGAATCATATTCATAAACCCTTACGCAGAGCATATGATCAACCGCAAAATATGTGATGTGGCAACTGATTCCATCAACAAATACCTCCTTTTCTACGACCTGGATACAAAACAGCCTATAAGGGACACATTCAAAAATGCAGTCCGGGAAAGCAACTTCTTCGGCAAAAAGTCCAAAATCGCCGTAAAACTTGCCAGCGGAAATTTCAGAACAGTCTTTGCAAGCTCTCTTGTGGTAAAAGACTCATTCCAGAATCCTATAGGCACGCTTTTTAAGGTTCACATGAAATCAAAGGGAGAATTGTGA